Part of the Oncorhynchus nerka isolate Pitt River linkage group LG14, Oner_Uvic_2.0, whole genome shotgun sequence genome is shown below.
TAACATCGCTAATTACAGCATCACCATAGAAACAAATTGTTAACCAAATGATGCCCACTGTTCATCTTTGAGTGGGGTTTTACCTATTCGTTCCCAAGAGTAAATGCTCAATCTCATTGTATTCTActctataatataataatactgtcACTGCAATCTTTCCTCTCCTTCTTTGGGCACgtagcaaatttcaggtctgctaaACCCAAACTTGaatgttgtgaaaattctgtacttcttttaacagtggccaagtaggcgactgtggctatttgatcataatgaagGTCTACCAACGTGGCCTACCATCAGAAACAGTGCAGAAAATGCATTCCATTACATTTGAacaatagctgttctatcattcagcctacaatAGCAGCCAACGCCTGGtgtgttgatataggctacattccATAAAACCTTTGAAAAATACATGCAGTgcttgacattaacctgcttacccacttgtccttcagacaaggagattacagaaaatgttgttgtgttgtttgatgcaagaaaccactttacaaaataaaatgcataaaTATTcacataccattattacagagaatcagacaagtTATGCTTCCCTCTGCCTGTTGGTTAAGCTttttcaagcctgtctcaaaatacaactcTGGTCCTTTAAGACAAAACAATGATTTACCTGACtccttttcaaagatgtctagaaatatacacgttttgtgctcctgtaggaagcaatcactcccttATTGTTGACAAAAAATGATCTACAGTAAAACTGGGCAAATAACTCACTAAATAggaaaggatatgaacaaaatgtgcacatgtggctacatgcagctctggcTTTAATATCAAAACAATCACATCTACTCAccaccactcatgctgtaaacacagtccagttcacagTAAATGGTACAGagcctgcagctctgattggttatgccacacaggtctgtgtagagtacaggctgtaaacacagtccagttcacagTAAATGGTACAGagcctgcagctctgattggttatgacacactggtctgtgtagagtacaggctgtaaacacagtccagttcacagTAAATGGTACAGagcctgcagctctgattggttatgccacAGGTCTGTGTAGAAcaggctgtaaacacagtccagttcacagTAAATGGTGAGTAGCTCTGAGAGCCTGCAGCTGTAAACTGTTCATAAATGGTACAGagcctgcagctctgattggttatatGCAGGTCTGTGTAAGTAcaggctgtaaacacagtccagttcacagTAAATGGTACAGAGCCTGTGCTCTGATTGGTTtagtctgtgtagagtacaggctgtaaacacagtccagttcacagTAAATGGTACAGagcctgcagctctgattggttatgacacactggtctgtctgtagagtacaggctgtaaacacagtccagttcacagTAAATGGTACAGagcctgcagctctgattggttatgccacacaggtctgtgtagagtacaggctgtaaacacagtccagttcacagTAAATGGTATAGagcctgcagctctgattggttatgccacacaggtctgtgtagagtacaggctgtaaacacagtccagttcacagTAAATGGTACAGagcctgcagctctgattggttatgccacactggtctgtgtagagtacaggcTGAAACACAGTCCAGTgcgtgtcaatgcaatagaatcctacacTGATGTGTTCTGCCAACAAAATCTCTTTCATAACTTGCTTTGTTTCAGTATGTTGcgttgaaagtggctaatataataatataatattgcCTTGATTCaatcacaattgccacagtaaaggaaAACATTGAcagtgttaacagggaaaactctggAAAAGTGGTCaacaaccttttctgagtcaaaatgctgAGATCTACCActcttattttattttatcaGGACTTAAAAAACGTAatcctatgcaacattaacctattaaaaacagttctgtagcaatgaggtttgtgctgtaagctataggcccaatacattatcaccacATATTGGCTTTGCTTGTATTGCCTTGCAAATGCATTGCTGTTctggccatttaaaaaaaaaatatatatctttttttaaatgaggtaggctatatgatcacacaGGTAACAGATCCATTGTTGTAGTACTTCTGAGgtacagctgagtgagcatacatttaaataGTTACCGGGCTGATAATGTCttcatctgatggtcagtctcagaggaggagagagcagcagactgagggtccgtcTCCCAACATCCTCCTGACTTTCCTcctcattcattactgctgcagtgcttgttgtagcgCTTGAGTGGAGAAGTGCTTGTTGTGTTGCTTGTTGTAGCGCTGAGTGGAGAGTAGCGCTGAGTGGAGAAGTGCTTGTTGTAGCGCTGAGTGGAGAAGTGCTTGGAGAAGTTTGTTGTAGCTGCTGTTGTGGAGTGGAGAGTGCTTGTTGTAGCTGAGTGGAGAAGTGCTTGTTGTAGCGCTGAGTGGAGAAGTGCATTTTATGGGTTatcaaagtgttgacagtgctgagtaacaacttaaacatgaactcttaaaaacagcagctctttgctgtattcgttgacagtctctctctagtcagggttttaaatgttttgaaatctcacagtatcaacttttCTGTAGCTTTCTTTCATACCTGCTACATTACTGCAGACTCAGTCATCTGAgcaatctgattggccagcggtagacCCATAGTGCATTTGATTTTCTCTCTGGGCTTTCCAGGGAAGAAAACGTTTGTAcctcagacacatgaaatggttcaaatgGCAACAGTTCGCCGACCCAACACTCAGGGCAGCTGAATGGGGTGCACCTATCGCCTCAAAAATATAGGAATACAATGCTCTATCATtgggttttttacagaaatgtttggtgatcgactaggaatgccttggagatcgaccagTCAATCTtgatcgaccggttggtgaccactgctctagaaagttgagtaaAGTTCAACCTCGTGCTTCTCTCtgtgggctgatatttcttctgaGTGGCAGTCTCAGGGGAGCTGCACGGCAGTCTCAGGGGAGCTGCACGGCGGTCTCACGGGAGCTGCACGGCAGTCTCAGGGGAGCTGCACGGCAGTCTCAGGGGAGCTGCACGGCGGTCTCAGGGGAGCTGCACGGCGGTCTCAGGGGAGCTGCACGGCGGTCTCAGGGAGCTGCACGGCGGTCTCAGGGGAGCTGCACGGCAGTCTCAGGGAGCTGCACGGCGGTCTCAGGGAGCTGCACGGCGGTCTCAGGGGAGCTGCACGGCGGTCTCAGGGAGCTGCACGGCGGTCTCAGGGGAGCTCAGGGGTCTCAGGGAGCTGCACGGCGGTCTCAGGGGAGCTGCACGGCGGTCTCAGGGGAGCTGCACGGCGGTCTCAGGGGAGCTGCACGGCAGTCTCAGGGGAGCTGCACGGCGGTCTCAGGGGAGCTGCACGGCAGTCTCAGGGGAGCTGCACGGCGGTCTCAGGGGAGCTGCACGGCAGTCTCAGGGCTACTGAGCACCAACACACGTGCTCAGTTTCGAGGGAACATTGTGTCACTGTGTTTGTAACATGGTCGACCCGAAGACCTATAAGGTGCCTTGACCATTGAGCACTAATTCATTTCCAAATAGTTTATTAATTATTTATTCTAACAGTAGCTGACAATAGGCTATTATGTTCCTGTTTTGAGCATTTCCCTGGGATAGGTGTAAATCTTCTTCTGTGTCCTTTTCCCTCTCTAGATAATGTCCTAAAACAGCAGACATTAGCATGAGGTTATGGTACAGAAGCTTGTCTGTTCCACGCTGTGAGATGGGCTATTATGTGAGAGTTCCTCACAAGTTGGAACCACTCCACTCTCTCACCCCAGATCATGCACACACATTCCAGGCCGGCTAGGCCTGGGGGAAGAGGGATGTGGTCAGCTGGTCTCGAGACAGAATGAGGCTGAACTATATTATCCCAAGCATGTGATGGTATGGGGAGggaagcagagaggggagagagagggtgtgggcAAGTGGAAGTTATATTGTGAGTTAACATTATTCTTTCTTTTCCCCAGACTCTGCGTTACTGACTTATACCACTTGTGACCAGGCTGGACCTGCTGTGTGACTATAGCCGGCTGCAGTCGCATCTTCGCCGTGTGCTTTGGTTAGTCTGGCTGTGTAGTGAGCTCTTGGGTGTGGTAGTTGGTCAGTCATGGTTCTTCTGGTTGTGTTGGGTAGCCTGCTCCAGATGCTGTTGCTGCGGCCGTGTGTGGGCCAGTTCCCCGGCCTTGCGCCAACACAGAGCGCTGCGTACCAAGCAGTGCTGCCCGGTGTGGGAGGGGACGGGTCGGCCTGTGGAGCAACGTCGGGCCGAGGGTTCTGTCAGGACGTGATTTGTATCGGAAGAGCCCCACGGGCCACAGTACCCACACACTGGGATAGACGACCGAGAACGGTGGCCGCTGGCCTTCTACAACCGCACATGCCAGTGTGCAGGTAACTACGGGGGTTTTGACTGTGGGGGGTGCAGGTTCGGCTACTTCGGCCCCGGCTGTGCCGAGCAGCGGGAGTCCGTGAGGAGGAACTTCCTCTCGCTGTCGGTGGCGGAACAACAGCGGTTCATCGCCTACCTGAACTTGGCCAAGAACACCGTCACCGCTGACTACGTCATTGTCACAGGAACTCGCGCTGAGATGGGTACAAATGGGGAGAACCCAATGTTTTCTGACGTGAGTGTTTACGACCTGTTTGTGTGGATGCACTACTATGTGTCCAGGGACACACTGCTTGGGGGGCCAGGAAATGTTTGGCCGGACATAGACTTTGCACACGAGTCGGCGGCGTTCCTGCCATGGCACCGAGTGTATCTGCTGCACTGGGAGCACGAGATCAGGAAGATGACTGGGGATTTTAACTTCACTATCCCATACTGGGACTGGCGGGATGCAACAGACTGTACGGTGTGCACGGACAACCTGATGGGTGGGCGGAGCCCGCTGAACCCCAACCTCATCAGCCCAGGCTCTGTGTTCTCTTCATGGAAGGTAAACAAACACATGTGACACAGGTAGAGTGATGtgaacagtagtgtgtgtgtgtgtgtgtgtgtgtgtgtgtgtgtgtgtgtgtgtgtgtgtgtgtgtgtgtgtgtgtgtgtgtgtgtgtgtgtgtgtgtgtgtgtgtgtgtgtgtgcgcgcgtgtgtgcacCATGTGACATCACTGAATCATGAGCCAAGAGTCTGGAGCTGTTATACACATTGATCCCAGTGATGACTACTCCTAACTAGGGCCAAACCCTGGGCCCGGGCCCACCAACATTACAGTATGAGGTCACATTCTAAACCGCTCATCTAGACAAGTGCCTGAGATAGCAAATAATACCTCTCAACCAAAGCCTCCTTCCTATGTGATTTGAGACCCAGAGAGTTCTGCTTAATTCAGAGCAGAGgaatgacagggaaacagagactGGAGAGGGACTATTGTTAAGCAGTCCGTGTCTGTAGTCTGTGTATAGTCAGTGtatagtctgtctatagtctGTTTATAGTCAGTCTATAGTCTGTTTATAGTCAGTGTATAGTCTGTTTATAGTCTGTCTATAGTCAGTCTATAGTTTCTATAGTCTGTTtatagtctgtctatagtctGTTTATAGTCTGTATAGTCAGTCTATAGTCTGTTTATAGTCagtctatagtctgtctatagtctgtttatagtctgtctatagtctGTTTATAGTCAGTGTATAGTCAGTCTATAGTCTGTTTATAGTCagtctatagtctgtctatagtctgtctatagtctgtctgtagtctgtctatagtctgtttatagtctgtctatagtctgtttatagtcagtctatagtctgtttatagtctgtctatagtctgtctatagtcAGTGTATAGTCAGTCTATAGTCTGTTTATAGTCAGTCTATAGTCTGTTTATAGTC
Proteins encoded:
- the tyr gene encoding LOW QUALITY PROTEIN: tyrosinase (The sequence of the model RefSeq protein was modified relative to this genomic sequence to represent the inferred CDS: inserted 3 bases in 3 codons; deleted 1 base in 1 codon), which codes for MVLLVVLGSLLQMLLLRPCVGQFPXPCANTEXLRTKQCCPVWXGDGSACGATSGRGFCQDVIVSEEPHGPQYPHTGIDDRERWPLAFYNRTCQCAGNYGGFDCGGCRFGYFGPGCAEQRESVRRNFLSLSVAEQQRFIAYLNLAKNTVTADYVIVTGTRAEMGTNGENPMFSDVSVYDLFVWMHYYVSRDTLLGGPGNVWPDIDFAHESAAFLPWHRVYLLHWEHEIRKMTGDFNFTIPYWDWRDATDCTVCTDNLMGGRSPLNPNLISPGSVFSSWKVICTQPEEYNSRAALCPGTGEGPLLRNPGNHDPNRVRHLPTSADVDFVVGIETYETGAMDRQANMSFRNSLEGFASPETGMAITGQSTMHNALHVFMNGTMSSVQGSANDPIFLLHHTFIDSIYEQWLRRHTPPRSRYPTANAPIGHNDGYYMVPFLPLYRNGDYFLGNKVLGYEYSYLLDPGTRFVQEFLTPYMQEAQLIWQWLLGAGLIGAILAGIVMTTGALFVRRRSQNRKMKSTSSFGERQPLLHSSSEEGSGTSYQTTL